A part of Roseitalea porphyridii genomic DNA contains:
- a CDS encoding protein-L-isoaspartate O-methyltransferase family protein: MGQDFTELRRAMVDSQVRTSDVTDLAIIESMLTVPREAFVPSAMRPFAYIDDDILLNDGADEPRFLMEPAPFARLVQLADVQPSDLVLDVGCGMGYSSAILSRLGGAVIALESDDGLAGRANDILVRQGFDSVAVVNGPLDRGLPGEGPYDVIFMGGAVDEVPQTMLDQLKPGGRLVVVEGHGLTGFAVLHLRDDEGVLSRRRAFNLSVKPLPGFEKAPEFVF; the protein is encoded by the coding sequence ATGGGCCAGGATTTCACCGAATTGCGGCGCGCGATGGTCGACAGCCAGGTGCGCACCAGTGACGTGACCGACCTCGCCATCATCGAATCCATGCTGACCGTGCCGCGCGAGGCGTTCGTGCCGTCCGCCATGCGCCCGTTCGCCTACATCGACGACGACATCCTGCTCAACGACGGCGCCGACGAGCCGCGCTTCCTGATGGAGCCGGCGCCGTTCGCGCGCCTGGTGCAGCTTGCCGACGTGCAGCCCTCGGACCTCGTCCTCGATGTCGGCTGCGGCATGGGCTACTCCTCGGCGATCCTGTCGCGGCTGGGCGGCGCGGTGATCGCGCTCGAGAGCGATGACGGTCTCGCCGGCCGCGCCAACGACATTCTCGTGCGGCAGGGCTTTGACAGCGTCGCCGTCGTCAACGGCCCGCTCGACAGGGGGTTGCCCGGCGAGGGACCCTACGACGTGATCTTCATGGGCGGCGCCGTCGACGAGGTGCCGCAGACCATGCTCGACCAGCTCAAGCCCGGCGGCCGGCTGGTCGTCGTCGAGGGGCATGGGCTGACCGGCTTCGCGGTGCTGCACTTGCGCGACGACGAGGGCGTGCTGTCCCGGCGCCGCGCCTTCAATCTCTCCGTCAAGCCATTGCCGGGCTTCGAAAAAGCGCCCGAGTTCGTCTTCTGA
- a CDS encoding TolC family outer membrane protein: MRCVLMVGVAVLASAAMLGSPAAAAETIHGALARAYEYNSELNSARAGVRVADERVPLAKSGWRPRVTGTSGIVNSSNSTGGAGTGLGRTSLSFGVEINQSIFDGFQTRNNVQAAEAGVRAERQNLRNTEQNVLFDTAQAYMDVLQNRQIANLRARNLEFLREQLRAARARFEVGEGTRTDVAQAEASLAGASAQLTAARAAVASSEAVFRQLTGMAPGALQQARPLQKLLPHTIDSAYAIAFAEHPAIAVRNALVDSSLFSVKAAEGAFLPQVGLNASVSQSSTYTSRGNTSGTSASIGAQVTVPIYQGGQASATVRQRKEELGQARVDTAVARDQVRAAVTSAWTQLEASRAAVRANEESVRASQLALNGVIEERNVGQRTTLDVLNAQATVLNAQIALVEAQRNLVVSSYAVVSAVGRLSASRLGLGVEPYEPEEHYEAVKDMWYGLRTPDGR; encoded by the coding sequence ATGCGTTGCGTATTGATGGTGGGTGTTGCGGTCCTGGCCTCGGCCGCAATGCTCGGCTCGCCTGCGGCGGCGGCCGAGACGATCCACGGCGCGCTCGCGCGTGCCTATGAATACAATTCCGAGCTCAATTCCGCCCGCGCCGGCGTGCGTGTGGCCGACGAGCGCGTGCCGCTCGCCAAGTCCGGCTGGCGGCCGCGCGTGACCGGCACTTCCGGCATCGTCAACTCGTCCAACTCGACCGGCGGCGCCGGCACGGGGCTGGGGCGCACCTCGCTGAGCTTCGGCGTCGAGATCAACCAGTCCATCTTCGACGGTTTCCAGACCCGCAACAACGTCCAGGCGGCCGAGGCCGGCGTGCGCGCCGAGCGCCAGAACCTGCGCAACACCGAACAGAACGTGCTGTTCGACACCGCCCAGGCCTACATGGATGTGCTGCAGAACCGGCAGATCGCCAATCTGCGCGCCCGCAACCTTGAGTTTCTCCGCGAGCAGCTGCGCGCCGCGCGGGCCCGCTTCGAGGTCGGCGAGGGCACCCGCACCGACGTCGCCCAGGCCGAGGCGAGCCTTGCCGGCGCCTCCGCCCAGCTTACCGCTGCGCGCGCCGCGGTCGCCTCCTCGGAGGCGGTCTTCCGCCAACTCACCGGCATGGCGCCCGGCGCCCTGCAGCAGGCAAGACCGCTGCAGAAGCTGCTGCCCCACACGATCGATTCGGCCTATGCGATCGCATTTGCCGAGCACCCGGCGATCGCGGTGCGCAACGCGCTGGTCGATTCGAGCCTGTTCAGCGTCAAGGCGGCCGAGGGAGCGTTCCTGCCGCAGGTCGGTCTGAACGCGTCGGTCTCCCAGTCCTCGACCTACACGAGCCGGGGCAACACGTCGGGCACCTCGGCTTCGATCGGCGCCCAGGTCACCGTGCCGATCTATCAGGGCGGTCAGGCGAGCGCGACGGTGCGCCAGCGCAAGGAGGAACTGGGCCAGGCGCGCGTCGACACGGCCGTCGCCCGCGATCAGGTGCGCGCGGCGGTGACGTCGGCCTGGACGCAGCTCGAGGCATCGCGCGCCGCGGTCCGCGCCAACGAGGAATCGGTGCGCGCCTCGCAGCTGGCGCTGAACGGCGTCATTGAGGAACGCAATGTCGGCCAGCGCACCACGCTCGATGTCCTGAACGCGCAGGCGACCGTGCTCAACGCGCAGATCGCGCTTGTCGAGGCGCAGCGGAACCTGGTGGTTTCCTCCTATGCGGTGGTTTCCGCCGTCGGCCGGCTCAGCGCCTCGCGCCTGGGCCTGGGCGTCGAACCCTACGAACCCGAAGAGCATTACGAGGCCGTCAAGGATATGTGGTACGGCCTGCGCACGCCGGACGGACGCTGA
- a CDS encoding PopZ family protein, whose product MGQPNPSNDQPSMDEILSSIRRIIERSDVEAARGSTPAASPQASAPEARDDAEGTPSGFEGDHDGPSAHDDRPPMSRSELETFAEALDARVAAGSRERETVFDANGILTARAPDRALAGRYEGRLSEDDSRAFAEVASVLSATAGDLRSAAAAPLPSEPEPEPDAAETEAEDTIAQLSPLDLPAAEPPAHDEPSADDRRPAPGPDMLPEPLVSHDVSRSVGMSFEALSDTLRQQAGRDLAEVTEEMLRPMLADWLDNNLPSMVERLVRAEIERIARGEPRRD is encoded by the coding sequence ATGGGCCAGCCCAACCCTTCCAACGATCAGCCCTCGATGGACGAGATCCTGTCCTCGATACGCCGCATCATCGAACGCAGTGACGTCGAGGCGGCGCGCGGGTCGACGCCTGCGGCGAGCCCGCAGGCCTCCGCGCCCGAAGCTCGGGACGATGCCGAGGGCACACCAAGCGGCTTTGAGGGCGACCACGACGGGCCTTCGGCCCATGATGACCGGCCGCCGATGAGCCGTTCGGAACTGGAGACCTTCGCCGAGGCGCTCGACGCGCGCGTTGCGGCCGGAAGCCGCGAGCGCGAGACGGTCTTCGATGCCAACGGCATCCTGACGGCCCGCGCACCGGACCGCGCCCTCGCAGGCCGCTACGAGGGCCGGCTTTCCGAGGACGACAGCCGCGCCTTCGCCGAGGTGGCGAGCGTTCTGTCGGCCACCGCAGGCGATCTGCGCAGCGCCGCCGCCGCGCCGCTGCCGTCTGAACCGGAGCCGGAGCCCGACGCTGCGGAGACCGAGGCCGAGGACACGATCGCCCAATTGTCGCCGCTGGACCTGCCCGCGGCCGAGCCGCCGGCGCACGACGAGCCCTCCGCCGACGACCGGAGGCCCGCACCCGGCCCGGACATGTTGCCCGAACCGCTCGTCTCGCACGATGTCAGCCGGTCGGTGGGCATGTCGTTCGAGGCGCTTTCGGACACGCTGCGTCAGCAGGCCGGCCGCGATCTCGCCGAGGTCACCGAGGAGATGCTGCGCCCGATGCTGGCCGACTGGCTCGACAACAATCTGCCCTCGATGGTCGAGCGTCTCGTCCGCGCCGAGATCGAGCGCATCGCCCGCGGCGAACCGCGCCGGGACTGA
- a CDS encoding valine--tRNA ligase: MLDKTFDAARVEPRIAETWDAANAFAAGAGAREGAKPYCIVIPPPNVTGSLHMGHALNNTLQDVLIRHQRMLGNNVLWQPGMDHAGIATQMVVERQLAESGENMTRRQMGRDKFIERVWQWKDESGGQIFNQLKRLGASCDWSRERFTMDDGLSEAVLEVFVRLYKEGLIYRGKRLVNWDPKFETAISDLEVENIEVDGHMWHFKYPLADGATYEYVERDADGTVTLRETRDYISIATTRPETMLGDGAVAVHPSDERYAPIVGKLCEIPVGPKEHRRLIPIITDDYPDPDFGSGAVKITGAHDFNDYEVAKRGSIPMYRLMDTKAAMRDDGAPYAEAATIAQAVARGERTLNEAEADALNLVPDDLRGLDRFEARKRVVEQITGEGLAVMTTDDQGNAIPLVEAKRIMQPFGDRSHVVIEPMLTDQWFVDAKTLAEPAIASVREGRTQFVPRNWEKTYFEWMENIQPWCVSRQLWWGHRIPAWYGPDGTVFVAKTPDEAEAEARAHYGDDVDLTRDEDVLDTWFSSALWPFSTLGWPDKTEALDTWYPTSVLVTGFDIIFFWVARMMMMGLHFMKDDQGRGVEPFHTVYVHALVRDKHGAKMSKSKGNVIDPLELIDDYGADALRFTLAIMAAQGRDVKLDPARIAGYRNFGTKLWNATRFAQMNGVAHDAGFRPEDTKLTINRWILTEFGRTVTEVTEAIAAYRFNEAAGALYRFVWNTFCDWYLELLKPVFGGEDESAKAEARACAAFALDEIYKLLHPFMPFITEELWALTGKREGLICHAVWPEPVLADEAAADEINWLVELVSGVRSVRAEMNVPPSATGPLVVVGADETTTAWLLRHDPAIKQLARADDVVVAGEAPRGAAQIVVREATVCLPLGGLIDIAAEKARLEKAIAKAREEIVRLEKKLANDKFVANAKPEVVQAERDKLAEAVPALEKLQAAHARIVEM, from the coding sequence ATGCTGGACAAGACCTTTGACGCGGCCCGCGTCGAGCCGCGCATTGCCGAAACGTGGGACGCCGCCAACGCCTTTGCGGCGGGCGCCGGTGCGCGCGAGGGTGCCAAGCCCTATTGCATCGTCATCCCGCCGCCCAACGTCACCGGCTCGCTGCACATGGGCCATGCGCTCAACAACACGCTTCAGGACGTGCTGATCCGGCACCAGAGGATGCTCGGCAACAATGTGCTGTGGCAGCCGGGCATGGACCATGCCGGCATCGCCACGCAAATGGTGGTCGAGCGACAGCTCGCCGAGAGCGGCGAGAACATGACCCGCCGCCAAATGGGACGCGACAAGTTCATCGAGCGCGTCTGGCAGTGGAAGGACGAGTCCGGCGGCCAGATCTTCAACCAGCTCAAGCGGCTGGGCGCTTCGTGCGACTGGTCGCGCGAGCGCTTCACCATGGACGACGGCCTGTCCGAGGCGGTGCTGGAAGTCTTCGTCCGGCTCTACAAGGAAGGGCTGATCTATCGCGGCAAGCGGCTGGTCAACTGGGACCCCAAGTTCGAGACCGCGATTTCCGACCTCGAGGTCGAGAACATCGAGGTCGACGGCCATATGTGGCACTTCAAATATCCGCTCGCGGACGGTGCGACGTACGAATATGTCGAACGGGACGCGGACGGCACGGTCACGCTGCGCGAGACGCGTGATTACATCTCGATCGCCACGACCCGGCCCGAGACGATGCTCGGTGATGGTGCCGTTGCGGTGCATCCGTCCGACGAGCGCTATGCGCCGATCGTCGGCAAGCTGTGCGAGATTCCGGTCGGCCCGAAGGAACATCGTCGCCTGATCCCGATCATCACCGACGACTATCCCGATCCCGACTTCGGTTCCGGTGCGGTGAAGATCACCGGCGCGCACGATTTCAACGACTATGAAGTGGCAAAGCGCGGCTCCATCCCGATGTACCGGCTGATGGACACCAAGGCGGCCATGCGCGACGACGGCGCGCCCTATGCCGAGGCGGCGACGATCGCGCAGGCGGTCGCGCGCGGCGAGCGCACGCTCAACGAGGCCGAAGCCGACGCGCTCAACCTGGTCCCCGACGATCTGCGCGGGCTCGACCGGTTCGAGGCGCGCAAGCGCGTCGTCGAGCAGATCACCGGCGAGGGGCTGGCCGTGATGACGACCGACGATCAGGGCAATGCGATCCCCCTGGTCGAGGCCAAGCGCATCATGCAGCCCTTCGGCGACCGCTCCCACGTGGTCATCGAGCCGATGCTGACCGACCAGTGGTTCGTCGACGCAAAGACCCTGGCCGAACCGGCGATCGCCTCGGTGCGCGAGGGACGCACGCAATTCGTCCCCCGCAACTGGGAGAAGACCTATTTCGAGTGGATGGAGAACATCCAGCCCTGGTGCGTGTCGCGCCAGCTCTGGTGGGGCCACCGGATACCGGCGTGGTACGGGCCGGATGGCACGGTCTTCGTCGCCAAGACCCCCGATGAGGCCGAGGCCGAAGCGCGCGCCCATTATGGCGACGATGTCGACCTGACGCGCGACGAGGACGTCCTCGACACCTGGTTCTCGTCCGCCCTGTGGCCGTTCTCGACGCTCGGCTGGCCCGACAAGACCGAGGCGCTCGACACCTGGTATCCGACCTCGGTGCTGGTCACCGGCTTCGACATCATCTTCTTCTGGGTCGCCCGGATGATGATGATGGGCCTGCACTTCATGAAGGACGATCAGGGCAGGGGCGTCGAGCCCTTCCACACCGTCTACGTGCATGCGCTGGTACGCGACAAGCACGGCGCCAAGATGTCGAAATCCAAGGGCAACGTCATCGATCCGCTCGAACTGATCGACGATTACGGCGCCGACGCCCTGCGCTTCACGCTTGCCATCATGGCTGCCCAGGGGCGCGACGTGAAGCTCGATCCGGCGCGCATCGCCGGCTACCGCAACTTCGGCACGAAACTGTGGAACGCGACGCGTTTCGCGCAGATGAACGGCGTCGCCCACGATGCCGGCTTCCGGCCCGAAGACACGAAGCTCACCATCAACCGCTGGATCCTGACAGAATTTGGCCGCACCGTCACCGAGGTAACCGAAGCGATCGCGGCCTACCGGTTCAACGAGGCCGCCGGCGCGCTCTACAGGTTCGTCTGGAACACATTCTGCGACTGGTATCTGGAACTGCTCAAGCCGGTCTTTGGCGGCGAGGACGAGAGCGCCAAGGCCGAGGCGCGCGCCTGCGCCGCCTTCGCGCTCGACGAGATCTACAAGCTGCTGCACCCGTTCATGCCGTTCATCACCGAGGAACTGTGGGCGCTGACGGGCAAGCGCGAGGGGCTGATCTGCCATGCGGTCTGGCCCGAACCGGTCCTTGCCGACGAGGCCGCCGCCGACGAGATCAACTGGCTGGTCGAGCTCGTTTCCGGCGTGCGCTCGGTGCGTGCCGAGATGAACGTGCCGCCCTCGGCGACCGGACCGCTCGTCGTCGTCGGCGCCGACGAGACGACGACGGCATGGCTGCTGCGCCACGATCCGGCGATCAAGCAGCTTGCCCGCGCCGACGATGTGGTGGTGGCGGGCGAAGCGCCCAGGGGCGCCGCACAGATCGTGGTGCGCGAGGCGACGGTCTGCCTGCCGCTTGGCGGGCTGATCGACATCGCCGCCGAGAAGGCGCGGCTGGAAAAGGCGATCGCGAAGGCGCGCGAGGAGATCGTCCGGCTCGAAAAGAAGCTGGCGAACGACAAGTTCGTCGCCAACGCCAAGCCCGAAGTGGTGCAGGCCGAGCGCGACAAGCTGGCCGAAGCCGTGCCGGCGCTCGAGAAGCTTCAGGCGGCGCACGCGCGAATCGTTGAAATGTGA